One genomic region from Flagellimonas oceani encodes:
- a CDS encoding glycosyltransferase family 2 protein: MKIAVVILNWNGEALLERFLPSITEYSHGAEIYVVDNNSTDGSVDFLKQNYPTVGIVQNSSNGGFAKGYNDGLKHIEADVFCLLNSDVEVTPNWLEPIKDAFKSIPEASIIQPKILDLTQKDHFEYAGAAGGFIDMFGYPFCRGRIFQTIEKDEGQYNDIQEVFWATGACMFVKSDVFHQLEGFDEDYFAHQEEIDLCWRAKNAGHKIYYVGHSSVYHLGGSTLSNMNPKKTFLNFRNSLYSITKNLPSKKALPLVFARLLLDAVAALRFVAQFKFDHCFAILRAHLSFYANFIKMYKKREKANFILKYYITTSIVWSYFVHQVENFNILVKD, from the coding sequence TTGAAAATCGCCGTAGTCATACTCAACTGGAATGGGGAAGCCTTGCTCGAAAGGTTCCTGCCTTCGATTACGGAATACTCCCATGGAGCGGAGATTTATGTGGTGGACAATAACAGCACCGACGGATCGGTGGATTTTCTAAAACAGAACTACCCAACGGTCGGAATCGTTCAGAATAGTAGCAACGGTGGTTTTGCCAAAGGTTATAACGATGGCCTTAAGCATATTGAAGCCGATGTATTCTGTTTACTGAATTCCGATGTGGAAGTAACTCCCAATTGGCTGGAACCCATCAAGGATGCTTTTAAGTCTATTCCTGAAGCTTCCATCATCCAACCCAAAATTTTGGACCTCACGCAAAAAGATCATTTTGAATATGCCGGTGCGGCAGGCGGGTTCATTGATATGTTCGGGTACCCGTTTTGCAGGGGACGTATTTTCCAGACCATAGAAAAGGACGAGGGGCAGTACAACGATATTCAGGAAGTGTTCTGGGCCACGGGAGCATGTATGTTCGTTAAAAGTGATGTATTTCATCAACTGGAAGGCTTTGATGAAGATTATTTTGCCCATCAAGAAGAAATAGATCTTTGTTGGCGCGCCAAAAATGCAGGTCACAAAATTTATTATGTGGGCCACAGCAGCGTTTACCATTTAGGGGGCAGTACGTTATCCAACATGAACCCCAAAAAAACATTCCTGAATTTTAGAAATTCCCTGTACTCCATCACCAAGAACCTTCCCAGCAAAAAAGCGTTGCCCTTGGTATTCGCAAGATTGCTCTTGGATGCAGTGGCCGCCCTACGCTTTGTTGCCCAGTTCAAGTTCGACCATTGCTTTGCCATATTAAGGGCCCATCTCAGTTTTTATGCTAACTTTATAAAAATGTATAAAAAGCGGGAAAAAGCTAATTTTATATTAAAATATTACATCACGACATCCATAGTGTGGTCCTACTTCGTACATCAAGTAGAGAATTTTAACATTTTAGTAAAAGATTAA
- a CDS encoding OmpA family protein, whose translation MKKIFLGTLAMTVLLSSCVSQKKYAELEAKHKEAQDLLNSATVKLNDCLEEKATADSRLKTLEDQNAFLKANNQELINNMGNLTTLTTKGAENLEKSLESLKEKDLTIRKLQDAVTRRDSVNLSLVQSLKGVLGNLDDEDIEISVEKGVVFVSISDKLLFRSGSYNVTNAAKEVLGKVAKVVNNKPDFEFMVEGHTDNVPYRSGVLLDNWDLSAKRATSVVRILQDDFGVDPARMTAAGRSYYVPLVGNDTSANRAKNRRTRIVVLPKIDQFYSMIEEGMKDPAIGGSGK comes from the coding sequence ATGAAAAAAATTTTTCTAGGAACATTGGCGATGACAGTCCTATTATCCTCTTGCGTATCGCAAAAGAAATATGCCGAACTGGAGGCCAAGCACAAAGAAGCACAAGACCTATTGAACTCTGCAACCGTTAAATTGAACGATTGCTTGGAAGAAAAAGCAACCGCAGACTCTAGGTTGAAAACTCTCGAAGATCAAAATGCATTCCTTAAAGCGAACAACCAAGAGCTCATAAACAATATGGGCAACTTGACCACGCTTACAACCAAAGGTGCAGAAAACCTTGAAAAATCTTTGGAAAGCTTAAAAGAAAAAGACCTTACCATTAGAAAACTGCAAGATGCCGTTACACGCAGGGATTCTGTAAACCTTTCTTTGGTACAGAGCTTAAAAGGTGTATTGGGCAACTTGGACGATGAAGACATCGAAATCAGTGTTGAAAAAGGTGTGGTATTCGTATCCATCTCCGACAAACTATTGTTTAGAAGCGGAAGCTACAACGTAACCAATGCTGCAAAAGAAGTACTTGGAAAAGTAGCCAAAGTGGTAAACAACAAACCTGATTTTGAATTTATGGTAGAAGGACACACTGATAATGTACCTTACAGAAGCGGTGTTCTACTTGACAACTGGGATTTGAGTGCCAAAAGAGCAACATCCGTTGTTAGGATACTACAAGATGATTTTGGTGTAGACCCTGCAAGAATGACTGCTGCCGGACGTAGCTACTACGTACCATTGGTTGGCAACGATACTTCTGCAAACAGAGCCAAAAACAGAAGAACAAGAATTGTTGTACTTCCAAAAATCGATCAGTTCTATAGCATGATCGAAGAAGGAATGAAGGACCCTGCTATCGGAGGTTCCGGCAAATAA
- a CDS encoding L-threonylcarbamoyladenylate synthase produces the protein MAEFIKLYEENPNPKQVQQVVDVLKRGGLVIYPTDTVYGLGCDITNSKALQRIARIKGVKLEKANWSFICADLSNLSDYVRQIDSPTFKILKRTLPGPYTFILPGNNNLPKDFKKKKTVGIRVPDNSIARALVAGLGHPIVSTSIRDDDDILEYTTDPELIYEKWQNLVDVVIDGGYGDNVASTVIDLSGDEPEVIREGKGSLDIY, from the coding sequence ATGGCAGAGTTTATAAAACTTTATGAAGAAAACCCGAACCCCAAACAGGTACAACAAGTTGTGGATGTGCTGAAAAGGGGCGGACTTGTAATTTATCCTACCGATACGGTTTACGGATTAGGTTGCGATATTACCAATTCAAAGGCATTGCAGCGCATTGCAAGAATAAAAGGGGTAAAGTTGGAAAAGGCCAATTGGTCCTTTATTTGTGCCGACCTGAGCAATTTATCCGATTATGTTCGCCAAATAGACAGCCCTACGTTCAAGATTCTTAAGAGGACTTTGCCGGGCCCGTATACTTTTATTCTACCGGGAAACAACAATCTACCGAAGGATTTTAAGAAAAAGAAGACCGTAGGTATTCGTGTGCCCGATAATTCAATTGCACGAGCCTTGGTGGCCGGATTGGGACATCCCATTGTTTCTACATCTATTCGTGATGATGACGATATTTTGGAATATACCACAGATCCCGAGCTAATTTATGAAAAGTGGCAAAATCTTGTGGATGTTGTGATTGATGGGGGCTACGGGGACAATGTTGCTTCCACTGTCATAGATCTATCCGGTGATGAACCGGAAGTTATCCGTGAGGGCAAAGGAAGCCTTGATATTTATTGA
- a CDS encoding ATP-dependent helicase: protein MSNFIDELNDAQRAPVLHKDGPLMVIAGAGSGKTRVLTYRIAHLMEQGVDSFNILALTFTNKAAREMKKRIATIVGNSEAKNLWMGTFHSVFAKLLRFDGDKLGYPSNFTIYDTQDSQRLIAAIIKEMGLDKDVYKYKQVQNRISSYKNSLITVKAYFQNPELMEADAMAKRPRLGEIYQNYVDRCFKAGAMDFDDLLLRTNELLTRFPEVLMKYQDRFRYILVDEYQDTNHSQYLIVKALSDRYQNICVVGDDAQSIYSFRGANINNILNFQKDYDDVAMYRLEQNYRSTKNIVSAANSIIANNKNQLEKNVWTSNDDGGLIKIHRSVTDAEEGRYVAGSIFENKMQNQMQNGEFAVLYRTNSQSRAIEDALRKRDIPYRIYGGLSFYQRKEIKDVLAYLRLIVNPKDEEALKRVINFPTRGIGQTTIDKLVVAANHYGRSIYEVMDNLDRLNLNINAGTKRKLADFVTMIKSFQIMNEGSDAFTLSEHVAKKTGLLLEFKKDGTPEGIAKMENIEELLNGIKDFVEGQKEIADATGSLTEFLEDVALATDMDKDIEDDDRVALMTIHLAKGLEFPYVYIVGMEEDLFPSAMSMNTRSELEEERRLFYVALTRAEKQAFLTYTQNRYRWGKLIDAEPSRFLEEIEERYVENLTPVNDGYRYKSTIDKNIFGEVDKSKLRQVKPQNGTPPSVQKPNENQLRKLRKLKPEISSPAQPMDLDPGLVTGARVNHTRFGRGKILNIEGAGNDRKAEIHFDQGGIKKLLLRFAKLEVLDNA from the coding sequence TTGAGTAATTTTATAGATGAATTGAATGATGCGCAGCGCGCTCCCGTGCTGCACAAGGATGGACCTCTAATGGTAATTGCCGGTGCCGGCTCCGGAAAGACCCGTGTGCTTACCTACAGAATCGCCCATTTGATGGAGCAAGGGGTGGATTCCTTTAATATTTTGGCCCTGACCTTTACCAACAAGGCAGCGCGTGAAATGAAGAAGCGTATTGCGACCATCGTGGGGAATTCCGAGGCCAAGAACCTGTGGATGGGCACGTTCCACTCCGTTTTCGCCAAATTGCTGCGTTTTGATGGTGACAAACTGGGCTATCCGAGCAACTTTACCATTTACGATACCCAAGATTCCCAACGGTTGATCGCTGCCATTATCAAGGAAATGGGCCTCGATAAAGATGTGTACAAGTACAAGCAGGTCCAGAACCGAATCTCCTCTTATAAAAACAGTTTGATCACCGTAAAGGCCTATTTCCAGAATCCTGAATTGATGGAGGCCGACGCCATGGCGAAACGCCCCAGATTGGGGGAGATCTATCAGAATTATGTGGACCGATGCTTTAAGGCGGGTGCCATGGATTTTGATGACCTTTTGTTGCGCACCAACGAACTGTTGACCCGTTTTCCGGAGGTATTGATGAAATACCAAGATCGTTTCCGATATATTTTGGTGGATGAGTACCAGGATACCAACCACTCCCAGTACCTGATTGTAAAAGCTTTGTCCGATCGTTATCAAAACATTTGCGTGGTTGGGGACGATGCCCAGAGTATTTATTCCTTTAGGGGGGCCAACATTAACAACATCCTCAACTTTCAAAAGGATTACGACGATGTGGCGATGTACCGTTTGGAACAGAATTACCGTTCCACCAAAAATATAGTGAGTGCGGCCAATTCCATCATTGCCAACAATAAAAACCAGTTGGAGAAGAACGTTTGGACTTCCAATGATGATGGAGGATTGATAAAAATACACCGCAGTGTAACGGATGCCGAAGAAGGACGCTACGTGGCGGGCTCCATTTTTGAGAACAAGATGCAAAACCAGATGCAGAACGGGGAATTTGCGGTGTTGTACCGTACCAATTCACAATCCCGTGCCATAGAGGATGCATTGCGCAAACGGGATATTCCATACCGGATTTATGGTGGATTATCTTTTTATCAACGTAAGGAGATAAAGGATGTACTTGCTTATTTACGATTGATTGTCAATCCAAAAGATGAGGAAGCGCTAAAACGTGTCATTAACTTTCCAACAAGGGGGATAGGGCAGACCACTATTGATAAACTGGTGGTTGCGGCGAACCATTACGGGAGGTCCATTTACGAGGTGATGGACAATCTGGACAGGTTGAACCTGAACATCAATGCAGGTACAAAGCGCAAGTTGGCCGATTTTGTTACCATGATCAAAAGTTTTCAGATCATGAACGAAGGTTCGGATGCCTTTACGCTGTCCGAACATGTGGCCAAAAAAACAGGGTTGTTGTTAGAGTTCAAAAAAGATGGTACTCCCGAGGGGATTGCCAAGATGGAGAACATCGAAGAGCTTCTCAATGGTATCAAGGACTTTGTGGAGGGCCAGAAAGAAATTGCCGATGCGACCGGAAGTTTGACAGAATTTCTCGAGGATGTGGCCCTCGCCACCGATATGGACAAGGATATCGAGGATGATGATAGAGTGGCTTTAATGACCATTCACTTGGCAAAAGGTTTGGAGTTCCCCTATGTTTACATTGTTGGGATGGAAGAGGATTTGTTCCCATCTGCCATGAGCATGAACACCCGAAGCGAACTCGAAGAAGAGCGACGACTGTTCTACGTTGCCCTTACCCGAGCCGAAAAACAGGCCTTTTTGACCTATACCCAAAACAGGTACCGCTGGGGTAAATTGATCGATGCGGAGCCCAGTCGTTTTTTGGAGGAAATTGAGGAGCGGTATGTGGAGAACCTGACCCCTGTCAATGATGGCTATCGGTATAAATCCACGATCGATAAAAATATTTTTGGCGAGGTGGACAAGAGCAAACTACGCCAGGTAAAACCACAGAATGGTACGCCACCAAGTGTACAAAAGCCCAACGAAAACCAATTACGCAAGTTGCGCAAACTAAAGCCGGAGATATCGTCTCCCGCGCAGCCGATGGATTTGGACCCTGGTTTGGTAACGGGAGCGCGCGTTAACCACACTCGTTTTGGAAGGGGAAAAATCTTAAATATTGAGGGAGCCGGCAATGATAGGAAGGCTGAAATCCATTTTGATCAAGGTGGGATCAAGAAATTATTGCTCCGTTTTGCCAAACTTGAGGTTTTGGACAATGCCTAA
- a CDS encoding DsrE family protein encodes MNFQRLPQFLLIILVYSGFSQNTKTGPIIEDFGAVWEIDNPDFATDQSQEFKAVFDVKDGPESDTEVNRNINTVARFLNMHAQSGIPVSQLKAALVVHGTAARNLLSDDAYKARYKVENPNRELIESLLNADVEIIMCGQSSKTRDFPKEDLIPGVKIALSAMTANIQLQNQGYRPIKL; translated from the coding sequence ATGAATTTTCAACGTTTACCTCAATTCCTTTTAATTATTCTTGTTTATTCCGGGTTTTCACAAAATACCAAAACAGGCCCGATCATTGAGGACTTTGGTGCCGTTTGGGAAATTGACAATCCGGATTTTGCAACGGACCAATCACAAGAATTTAAAGCAGTTTTTGATGTAAAGGATGGCCCGGAATCGGATACAGAGGTCAACAGGAACATTAATACCGTTGCCCGTTTTTTGAACATGCATGCCCAAAGCGGAATACCCGTCTCACAATTAAAGGCGGCATTGGTGGTACATGGCACCGCAGCAAGGAATTTATTGTCCGACGATGCATATAAAGCAAGATATAAGGTAGAGAATCCAAATCGAGAACTTATTGAGAGTTTGTTGAACGCGGATGTGGAAATCATCATGTGTGGGCAATCTTCCAAAACAAGGGATTTTCCAAAGGAAGATTTGATTCCCGGGGTCAAGATTGCGCTCTCTGCCATGACGGCCAACATCCAATTGCAAAACCAAGGATATCGCCCCATTAAATTATAA